The stretch of DNA ttttgtttccataatTATAATATTCGAAATAGCGAAGATAACTTGCGTTCGAATTAAACATTTCATGATCCATTGTGAAAAATATAAGTTAATGATCATTTAGAGGCAAAGATTATGTCTGgggttgtatttttttttgtctataaaACCTCAGTTTTCTATAtgttcattgtttttgtttttttggcaaTATGATATGTTGATACAAGTGTTATTTTCCtccttaaatatatacatataccttCTTGTACCTATGTCTACCTTCACAGTAAGTTCTGTACCTTCACTGTGGACTATTTAATAACCTATTTATTACATATCATTTCtccaaaatttataatgaaaacaatatagaatcatgacaaaaacaacatttgtaAACAAGAACAATATCAATAAAGTCtctgattaaataaaaaaaaagagcaaaattaTAGAATAGTATTTCCGAACAAGATGTCAATCCTTccttttattatgaaaataacagCAACACTAtatattcaaaatgatttttttaaattgatattcttatttcaaacaataaaaaaaattaacatttataatcaaataattcaaaattacaatagtGGTAAATGTAACCGAAATAACAATACATACCTTTTAAGTTTGGTTTCGCCAACTCAGATTTGTAATATGTCAAATATGTTCTATGGCATTACTAATATATGTTGttaaaatgttaataataaaGAAGCGCGATGGTGAGTATGTTTAATCAAGTTGTATATGAAAAGCTATATACTTAAAGCAAGcatgaaaatatacaaaacacCAACAAAGCAACAACCCCCTCCCAAAAAAATACCCAAAATTACATTATAACTAAAAACAAGACAGTATTATTAACGGATTTTAAAAATATCAGTAAATGAAAAATGATCTCACTACGtcttaaatatatttctttctGATCAAATAGTAAATTTGAACAAGTTGAATGCTCAGCGTATCTGTGATAAcaattttaacatgtttgtatCTACATATATGATATTGATGAAGTGTCTGCCTGATTATTTTATAAACTTACTGTATAAGCAAAGCTTGTCAGAGAAGTAAAATGATACCATGACGAGGATGTAAAAAGTGCGGAATCTGATCTTTAGCAGTTGTTGTTTattaatgtggttcataagtgtattcattttttttaaaggttagacttttggttttcacgttggttttcccgtttgaatggtttaaaactAATAATATTTGGGGCCTTTATAgcatgctgttcggtgtgagccaaggctccgtgttgaagaccgtactttgacctatattttgttttaattttttttgtctcAATATTAGGGATctgataccacatctttttatagcTAATGAGCGCCCTTGtgcatatttttgtttactgAATCGTAGAAAATCGTCTTATCTTTGTCGTCAAAAAGACCATAAGAGAGAGGTCAAATTAAAGATTAAAGCAAAATTAGTTATATGTTTACTGAACCGAAATGAAAGATAATAACAACAATATTACAGTGGACCTGCACATGTGATGGAATGATTGATATTTTGCTGTTCAATAAGAGACAACAGAGTTTACTTCCGCAATCTTACCAGACGGGATGCGTATTCATACTCTCGCTCAGCATGGGTAAAGCTGCCGTCTGAACATATTTCTAAACAGCATTCAATCATTTgggtgaaataaatataaacttacTTATCCTAAGTCTATACTTTGCATTTATTCTTCCAGGAGAACATGTATTATTCCACTCAGCTATGCATTGAAAAACGACAGCCGAATAGTCATCTGTGATGTTATATGATAAAGTAGACTGACGACTATACTGGCAATCCATTTTAGTTGCAGGCTGCTGTATTATATTACCAGGATAAGGTATGAGCGAAGTGTCGACACCGATACGTTGATAACACCAGTGAAAATCTGCCGGTGGTGAGCCAACCGTCCCATTACAAAACAAATCTACAACCGTTCCAGGTGAGAATAGGAAATCATTTTCAAATGGGTATTTAGTTGATATTTTGACTGTTGTTGACTCAACTGAAAATGTAGATGTTTTGAAACAAAATCAAACAGCACatgcatttgtttaaaaaaaagtgaaaatacatataaataaaggttGGTAGTCTCATGATTTCAATTGTCTATTGGAAGCGTATTATAAACGCCTGTCTATTGTCTGAATATTAAATCGTTATCTAGTTTTCCGTTATCAATATAATAAAGGTTACTTTAAAGATTGGAAAGCATTAGTTGTAAAAGGATTCGGACTTTCTAAGAATATTTAATACTAGAAGGGAGACAGAAGATTCTAACAGATGTCCAAACTAATAATcctaaaacaaattgacaatgtcCTCTCGAACAACataaaacgacaaaaagacaaacagattataaaacaaagaaaattaagaatccagtaaaaatgaatatatattagGTGCCCCAATATTATATTGTCACTAGATCCTGCTCCTGATGTGGCACTAGTTGTGTTGCACGTGTAAATACGAACCCtgtgataagtctaattcggaaggtcatATTTAAGGAAAATAGAAAGGGATTGCAATTACAAAACCAGAGCTAATCCGTCGTAAAACATGAAGcagatattccataatggtcaacgaactcgtgatggcgtccgtaaagttTTCGTgtggataatttcaacttcacctcttggaactctttgtttaatagcgCATTTGTAAGCAGCAATACTCTACCAAGGAAATCCTGATACAAATGAAAactctggaatatcgtatcaactgggagatatatactccatatacaGACGCTGTTTGAATggtgctacatagaaatggaaagttcaaaattAGGAAGCCAGAATCATCTCAATCTCTATCGAAAAAATTTTACCTTCCGGACTAAACACGCATATTATTGTAAAATGTTATCATAGAAAATAAgaattttcgttaattttttcaaacaaatttcatATTTTGCAGTAACAtataattaacttaaaatataaatttattcgTTGATAGAAATGCAATTTACGCGTTTTAGGGTAAAACAGAATtaccaaaaaatctttaattttgaaGTTTGTCAATTATATCACTTGGGTGAGCACAATTTATCAAAAGGACATTTACTCAATTTAACGTACCGGTTTAACAAAACAGTATTTTGAAGACTATATTTTTGGCACTATACTGATTGTTTTAAATGCAAGTTTCAACtgtatacatgttttaacgtaTTCTTCTGCTGAAACGAGTTTTTATTGAAAAGGTCGAATACCGGTTGAATtcgtttaatttttttcacatttttataaAAAGTGTTAAAAAATTTCTTATAAATTTTATGATGACGTTTTGTTGAATAACGCTTTTGAATCGAGGATGACCAAATATCGATATACAAAGTCATCAACATATTTTATTCAGCTTGATtattatctaaaattaaaaacgatatattaatattttatgccCAAGATTGAGCTGATTTACCTGATAGATTCACAGTTCCGTAAGATGTTTCAGAAAACGAATTAGAAGTGTAGTAACTAATTAAACATTGATAGCTTCCTCCATCCCCACATATCATATTGTCGGCTGGAATAATTAATTTCAACTTTGCTTCTGATGCAGGATAAATTACAGATTCATTCACGCTTGCTCTTGATTTGAAGTTATTGTCACTCCATGTGACAAGGAGAAAACTGTTGTTAATACCAGCATCTGATGAGTATGCTATCGTGACAACATCTTTATAAATGCCAGAAATGTTTTTCAACAGTTTAATGTAATATACCGAATCATCAACAGAAGCGTTGAATGCAAGTTGACAGTTCATCTCGAGGTTTTCTTTTTGGTAGATAATGATTGACGGAACTTCGAATTTGATGTTTATACTATTGGTGCAAATAACtgcaaaaagataaaatattttagaataaaataaatcataccaTCACTAAGAAATCATATAGCAATATTTTCATGAATTTCACAATTTCAACATCTCATCTCAAAATATAATTAATCTTGTAGTTTTGTGTTTGATAGAGAAGTTAAACGTatcaatttggaatatttattttcctcgccaaaaaaaaccaaacctggataagaaatcattttaaagaaaactgTAAATTCACTCCATATTTTAACGGTTTTAAAATTCTTTTAAGAATCccactttaaaataaataaggccgacATAAAAACCGGAGGATGTATAGTATGAATACATAGGTAGCACCTCATGACAAAGACAGAAAGACAAGATGAAAACTATATTGCGATAAGAACAAACCAATTAAACATATAATGCTATTTTACGATAAGGTGTAGTTTAGAAATGGAATATACGTCTTAAAAGTGTACAGCAACATCAAAAGTAGGTAAGAACATACATATTGAGCGTACATACAAACGTTCATTCCATATAAACTACCCGATATAAACCTATCCTTTAATATATCGTACAAACTGGACTACGTTTGGTTAAAAAATTAGGATATGCATTGCAAATCGTCCTCAAACTGTACTACCTTTTTATAATTCTACAGAATTATTATCAATCAATGGAGAAGGAAAATGTTATCCGCTAAATAACAAAACCAAATAAGACTATAAAGATATTAAAAACTATGTCATTTTGTGTCGCATAATAGTTTTTTACGCCTCATACGTAAACGGTAGAATAAATCTTTTTATCTTTCTATACCAAATATATTGTCTATTGGATGATTACTTTATAAGTATTAGAGGATGCTTGGTAGAGAGGCTGTCGGTCTTTGATTTGAACAGGACGATGATAGAATCAAATACCTTTAGAATTCGAGCCGAGCACGCTACCACAAGACCATAGAGACGggaatgaatattgaaaaaagtccataatcacatggcaaaataaaataacaaagcgcatcaaaaacgaatggacaagaactagaTAAACATACACATCCATGTACGAATATATGTATATTCAAAACATTATGAACAAGCCCATGTAGGCATAATACACCATACTCTACCATTTCCATATATCTATGTTTAGTTATCACATAATCTCGGTAAAacccttattttatatataattttaaagttttaaatttgaaacGGGACTGATGAATTGACGGATGCACATAGTCGAAACTATTATATTCCCTTGCTATTATAAATAAGTTGACAATCAAAATAAATGCTGCAGCATTAAAGGTTCCACAATGGCGTCAAATAACACATAAAAACTCGCCTTATAACCCTTtcgttttaataatttttacaagaagtaaaaacattaaataaataacTGATTTAGAAAAGTGTAATAATTTTTTCTTaagattaataataataaatcttatttcataaaattctacGGGAAGTTGACAAAGTAATACAGGATAGATACATCAATAAACTGAATTTCTGTCTCTGACAATAGTATTTGTAAGTAAGTTATAAACCTATGCTTAAAAAATGGAAATCTCGTACACCATTTACATGTTTGAACTCCTGTTTGAACTTAATAActtataattcaaaaataataaCATCATCTTGCTGCAGATTTATTTAATTAAGATTTGAGTAGTTTAAAGAATTCATCTTTTAAGAACTATATatatcacgggtgtcattcggtttaacgagagaaatgatcgtgaaagaatatttAACGGCtatcaagtattgagagacgatcgttaaagttctggtaacggatcgtgaaagacatttaatgtaaattctaattcagaatctttgaaataatcgtttaattttcaaaacgcggaacaaatccgaacaaaaaaatatgtctgtcaaaatggtttaacttccacaactgtgaaataagataaagaaaatatgcagtactttatgaaaaaacacaaaaggcgcaatgcatgtctaaGAAATTAATTACACATAACAcactttttgtacctataatggtcatatttcagtttatcatgatatatttgaaatataatctttggtgcagtaaaattaaagtatgttcttcCCTTATAAGTATTAACTTGTaaatgaaaaccttgaatttgttgaatgtccatcaaacttgatcgtgaaagatcaggcaacgcattatttttatcgtgaaagataatgcgtgaccagacttaatactagtaatcagaaatcagtatttattttaccatttgataaacctgcagctcgttgaagcctgtaactattttgataaggatgaacattaaagctattgttttttttattcaacaatttaCCTCGAATGTTTCAAAAAGACCAATAATTAAAAACGtgtctaaataagtgtgaaagattcagctctgagaatcggtcTAGTGCAATTCAGAAagaccgacactatttagccaataatatggatatgcaacgtttaaaccaaaatgatatccataaaacaaaaacttacagcaaaacagcatctttcatgagtaatttgagattgaacgataaccaacattttgtgcaacagtactttcttaagttctttttacacaacgcagatgtggattgatttaactatatactacaaACTATAGAATGCCAGATCGCAAATGCTGTAATATCTcgtcttattttcatatgatagtatatttgttgaacgtctataatatcaagggttttcctagaagtgtcaaatgcgcttaagattgtcaatggttcataaaaagagttcaatgtcagatgaacctgccatacagatctctacaaatatcccgtacatcaaataaatgtgttccaatccttacagtgccttagaaactgacaaaagtaaaagttatgcttggccaattaattcggaacataaagtcaaaagtatatgaaccctgaccgacagtcagacatagacatcttactatcattcaatatattaaatacaattgacgtcatcatggtcatatatgaaacatgcatacAGACATGTACACATTATACACGAATTACCttggcgctatagcatacaggtatatatctGAAAGGctaaataacataaaacaaacattgccgaatgatgcataataatgagttcgatgttagttaaaaccttgcagaagtcgaaaatctacaccttacaatcataacaacagacagttatcctttttgttcagttcagtatttttgagattttacttatcctaaagcttaacgaatccgcgatacggacttgaccacagcAATGAATCTTCATCAATGAAATGAGGCAAATTCGGGGTCAGctgaatcctgtctgacggacatgtagtttataggatccaatatacaaaatgtgggtatctataactcgtgataagtgagtacttcacatgacaataaaaaagCTTCATTCTACAATcttttttacatttcattttctgaaaatattaatactttgaaatgcttaaacctattgaggatgttgacctatctaGCTTTTCTAAATACCAATAACgaatattaattatgatataattgatgAATAATTTGAACGttttcgtagcatcagatctttcacgatgcttttcacgatcttcaaaaatgcgatacgtgatctttcacgttccgaaaaatcaatttttgtgtaaatagttctttatttaccaagtttcagattatgtttatacaaaataactatgagaagtatttgattaattcaaatagaatgcccttattcggataaaagtagtttttctagtcgaacttgtgaaaaaatcatgtttgtttacattttttatgtcattgaaatgtcgagaagcaatctgccttttgttgttttgtaataactatgtacttttaaaactggatcttctcacatactgatcataatgttgaaccattttgacagacagttttatttttttgttaatttgtctgtgtaattaattaaactagaatatttattgacctttcatatgtcttctcgattaaatgtctttcacgatccgttaccagaactttcacgatcgtctctcaatacttgaccgccgttagatattccttcacgatcatttctctcgttaaaccgaatgacacccgtgtatATGTATTGATCAACTGAAATTACCTAGTAATTATCGGTAACTGAATAAATTGCTCCCTCAAACGTTTGTTAATAAATCATCCAGAAAATACGTATAATAGATTTAACATAGCAGAATGGGTTATGTTTTGGATAACattatattcaaacaaaatatgtGCTCGCCTCCGTCATGCGTCAATGTAATAGGTCGAGAAAAGTTCCGATAGACGGTTATGTTCACTAATGTCATTTTATTGCAAACCTCCAGTGAAAGTTTGTCGAAAGAAAATAACTGGGAAAGTGGATTATTGCACCTCTTTATCAATAATGCTAATTCACCTGTCGTATGTTTGAGCTACATCAGTTGACAGCTAACGAGAGGCATAATTTACCAGAGGGTCATTCATTGAATGCTTCAAATGCATAAGtcaaaaataagctgacaacgccatggctataaaagTAAACgaccaacagaaaaaaaatcgCACAATCGTACACAAAACTTAACGAAGAACACTatagactgaacaacacgaaccccaccaaaaacctaggggtgatctcaagtgctttGACAGGTTAACAAACTCTGCTCCATATTGGGCACGCGTCGGGCTGCTTACAAACCCAGTAGTTAGTTTAATTGGGTAGGTCACGTTTCTTTAAGTTGCAATGTTGTTTGAATACAAGATCTGCATAAATGAGCAGTGACTTTATTGTTTTGATAGGTGTTTATATGTACTCACTGAACACTTCTGTATTTAATGTTAAACATATCCACACAACTAACTTCTCAAACAGTTGAACCATTTTGACCTGTACCACATTTACTTCCACTGTAATAATTGAATGATCGGCACACTGCCGTatacaaagatttattttcacctgatgataaaatataaaactttttgaaaattcCGTCAATGATAAGGAAGCAAttaagtttaaaaagtaaaaaacttCCTAAATGAATGAGGAAATAATGTGAAATTAAGATTTAATCTTGAGCAGTGTCAAGTTATAAGGTttctttgttataaatcaaaGAAGTGTAGATATTTCCTCCTTTATTTCTCTCATACAGTCTGGATTAGATATATAatattaaagttatatttttCCAATTAAAGTACCAATTATGATTTTTGGGGTTATAGACAATCATTACACTAAAAATGAGGAAACACTATAAAAGTACTGATACCACATGTGCCAAATAGGAAGTTAAATGCTAATTTGAAAGCAGTAACCTGCacgtgatttttttctttttttttttgtagacagTATCCTTATAATATAATCAATACAAATGCCAGATGGAAAATTGTTTACACATAGCAAAAACACACGAGTAGTATGAAGTAGCTTTGTTAGGGAGCTTATCATTGTCTTTAACATATTGCCTTTAGGAAATTTAAAAGGTagcattaaaacaaatatatgacatAGATTAACACCctcaataaaaatgaattaatgtgTATCTGAAAGTATCTGAATtggataaattttattttgctcTTGTAATTTTTGACGTTTCTAAATGACGCCTTTACGTCAACGTCTTTATTGCTTATGTCGAACACAATCAAAGTACAGTTAGATGCGTTTAAGTAATATAAAAAGGTAAGTTTTTAGGTTGTATTGTTGGAAAAAAAGAGATATGATAAAGAAAGTTTTCGAAATGAAATACTTTTCAgtcattaatatattttttagtatttatatGTTTGAATTTTGACTTACATATTTAAATAAGAACTTCAGACTTGAAGTATGTTCCAAACTGCCAAAATAATCTCAACTTAAATTCTTATCATTATCAGAAAAGTATAAGCCAAGactaatataaaatgttgcttcTGATAAAATTGTTACTAGATGTATTTTACAAAGATACTTATATGCGTTTAAATGTTTTCGTGTAAGGTGCCTGCTCGTAtctagttctttttttatattaaaaaacaacacgttaaatggCCATTTTAAGTCAAATATTATATCGTAAGGATGTTCGACTagacattcatatatatatattgataaatttataaata from Mytilus galloprovincialis chromosome 2, xbMytGall1.hap1.1, whole genome shotgun sequence encodes:
- the LOC143062573 gene encoding uncharacterized protein LOC143062573 → MTVSMLIRISSISLLAFFSFDISGKMVSLVSEVFYFLNLIASLSLTEFSKSFIFYHQVKINLCIRQCADHSIITVEVNVVQVKMVQLFEKLVVWICLTLNTEVFIICTNSINIKFEVPSIIIYQKENLEMNCQLAFNASVDDSVYYIKLLKNISGIYKDVVTIAYSSDAGINNSFLLVTWSDNNFKSRASVNESVIYPASEAKLKLIIPADNMICGDGGSYQCLISYYTSNSFSETSYGTVNLSVESTTVKISTKYPFENDFLFSPGTVVDLFCNGTVGSPPADFHWCYQRIGVDTSLIPYPGNIIQQPATKMDCQYSRQSTLSYNITDDYSAVVFQCIAEWNNTCSPGRINAKYRLRISKFIFISPK